The Streptomyces sp. Je 1-332 genome has a window encoding:
- a CDS encoding pyridoxamine 5'-phosphate oxidase family protein has product MNTQTPGPRTPERRKQDALHRLAHDIDAWVATADAESGAPYLIPLSFLWDGESLLVATPDASVTGRNLRATGRARVGLGPTRDVVLIEGAVRALGEGELSPEDRDAFAEKTGFDPSRLTAVYTYFRITPQRLQAWREADELEGRELMLGGRWTVR; this is encoded by the coding sequence ATGAACACGCAGACGCCGGGGCCCCGCACTCCCGAGCGGCGCAAGCAGGACGCGCTGCACCGCCTCGCCCACGACATCGACGCCTGGGTGGCCACGGCCGACGCGGAGAGCGGTGCCCCCTACCTCATCCCGCTGTCCTTCCTCTGGGACGGCGAGAGCCTGCTGGTGGCCACCCCGGACGCGAGCGTCACCGGACGCAACCTCCGGGCGACCGGCAGGGCGCGGGTCGGTCTCGGGCCGACCCGCGACGTCGTCCTCATCGAGGGGGCCGTACGGGCCCTGGGGGAGGGCGAGTTGTCCCCCGAGGACCGGGACGCCTTCGCCGAGAAGACGGGCTTCGACCCCAGCAGACTCACCGCCGTCTACACCTACTTCCGCATCACCCCCCAGCGGCTCCAGGCCTGGCGCGAGGCCGACGAGCTGGAGGGCCGGGAGCTGATGCTGGGCGGGCGGTGGACGGTGCGCTAG
- a CDS encoding HAD-IA family hydrolase, translating into MTYDEAPPVRTGDARVRRARPADLPRVVELVAEHAAYEKGAPPAPGLDRRLGELLFGVPDPRLRCLVAELPGGGEVVGYATCVPEISTWDGAEYLHMDCLFLRDGHRGLGLGELLMDAVAAEARALGLTEVQWQTPAWNEGAIRFYGRIGAEAKEKLRFGWQLPQLPPLPPLPFDAVLCDLDGVIRFYDMTRVEEMERAAGLPHGSTAEFAFTPETDLPLMLGHIGKKEWVEAIAHGLADRVPYERGHALGAALAEAGFSADATVVDLLRRARAHLHVALVTNATPWLDQDLAELGIADLAHTVVSSADVGIVKPDRRIYEIAVERTGVPAERCLFVDDRKENVDAAVALGMTGLHYTGPGDLREALAPVLGRS; encoded by the coding sequence ATGACGTACGACGAAGCACCCCCCGTCCGGACCGGCGACGCCCGCGTCCGACGTGCCCGGCCCGCCGACCTGCCCCGCGTCGTCGAGCTCGTCGCCGAGCACGCCGCGTACGAGAAAGGCGCCCCGCCCGCCCCCGGGCTCGACCGGCGCCTGGGCGAACTGCTCTTCGGGGTGCCCGACCCGCGGCTGCGCTGTCTGGTGGCCGAGTTGCCCGGTGGTGGCGAGGTCGTCGGTTACGCGACGTGTGTGCCGGAGATCTCCACCTGGGACGGCGCCGAGTACCTCCACATGGACTGCCTCTTCCTGCGTGACGGCCACCGGGGTCTCGGCCTCGGCGAGCTGCTGATGGACGCGGTGGCGGCCGAGGCCCGTGCCCTTGGCCTCACCGAGGTGCAGTGGCAGACGCCCGCGTGGAACGAGGGCGCCATCCGCTTCTACGGCCGGATCGGCGCCGAGGCCAAGGAGAAACTGCGCTTCGGCTGGCAGCTGCCGCAGTTGCCGCCGCTGCCGCCGCTGCCGTTCGACGCCGTGCTCTGCGATCTCGACGGCGTGATCCGCTTCTACGACATGACACGGGTGGAGGAGATGGAGCGCGCCGCCGGTCTGCCCCACGGCAGCACCGCCGAGTTCGCCTTCACGCCCGAGACCGATCTGCCGCTGATGCTCGGGCACATCGGCAAGAAGGAGTGGGTGGAGGCCATCGCGCACGGCCTCGCGGACCGGGTGCCTTACGAGCGCGGGCACGCCCTGGGCGCCGCGCTCGCCGAGGCCGGTTTCTCCGCCGACGCCACGGTGGTTGACCTGCTGCGGCGGGCCCGCGCGCACCTGCACGTGGCGCTCGTGACGAACGCGACCCCCTGGCTCGACCAGGACCTGGCCGAACTCGGCATCGCCGACCTCGCGCACACCGTGGTCAGCAGCGCCGACGTCGGCATCGTCAAGCCCGACCGCCGGATCTACGAGATCGCCGTGGAGCGTACGGGGGTTCCCGCCGAGCGCTGCCTGTTCGTGGACGACCGCAAGGAGAACGTGGACGCGGCCGTCGCGCTCGGCATGACCGGGCTGCACTACACGGGACCCGGTGACCTGAGGGAGGCACTGGCCCCGGTGCTCGGCCGGAGCTGA
- a CDS encoding sigma-70 family RNA polymerase sigma factor → MDQNKAAVDRSAERDEALAARFEEHRPHLKAVAYRMLGSLSESEDAVQESWIRLSRSDSDEVANLGGWLTTVVGRICLDMLRTRQSRREESLSVSMDTHVPDPVVSWGDVVDPEQEVLLADSVGLALLVVLETLAPAERLAFVLHDMFAMPFDEIAPIVERTPAATRQLASRARRRVQDSAPTPDNDPVRQREVVGAFLAAARGGDFDALLELLDPGVVLRADTGELASGLSKLVRGASVVAGQAAMFRQAAPTTEIALVNGRFGMVGVPDGEVVSVMEFTIAGGRIVELNILVDPARVRALGLPAFRR, encoded by the coding sequence ATGGATCAGAACAAGGCAGCGGTGGACCGGAGCGCCGAGCGTGACGAGGCGCTGGCGGCCCGCTTCGAGGAGCATCGGCCGCATCTGAAGGCAGTCGCCTATCGCATGCTCGGTTCGCTCAGCGAATCCGAGGACGCGGTCCAGGAGTCCTGGATCCGGCTCAGCCGCTCCGACAGCGACGAGGTGGCGAACCTGGGGGGCTGGCTGACGACGGTCGTCGGCCGGATCTGCCTCGACATGCTGCGTACGCGGCAGTCGCGGCGCGAGGAGTCCCTCTCGGTGTCGATGGACACCCATGTGCCGGACCCGGTGGTGAGTTGGGGGGACGTGGTCGACCCCGAGCAGGAGGTGCTGCTCGCCGACTCGGTGGGCCTCGCGCTGCTCGTCGTCCTGGAGACGCTGGCACCGGCCGAACGTCTCGCCTTCGTGCTGCACGACATGTTCGCCATGCCCTTCGACGAGATCGCCCCGATCGTGGAGCGCACCCCGGCCGCGACCCGGCAGCTGGCGAGCCGGGCCCGCCGCAGGGTGCAGGACTCGGCGCCCACCCCCGACAACGACCCCGTACGACAGCGCGAGGTCGTCGGAGCCTTCCTCGCGGCCGCGCGGGGCGGCGACTTCGACGCGCTGCTCGAACTGCTCGACCCGGGCGTGGTGTTGCGTGCGGACACCGGCGAACTCGCTTCCGGCCTCTCGAAGTTGGTACGGGGCGCTTCGGTGGTGGCCGGGCAGGCGGCGATGTTCAGGCAGGCGGCGCCGACCACCGAGATCGCGCTCGTCAACGGCCGCTTCGGCATGGTCGGAGTGCCGGACGGCGAGGTCGTCTCGGTCATGGAGTTCACGATCGCCGGCGGCAGGATCGTCGAACTCAACATCCTCGTCGACCCCGCCCGCGTGCGCGCCCTCGGGCTGCCCGCGTTCCGGCGCTGA